The Castanea sativa cultivar Marrone di Chiusa Pesio chromosome 11, ASM4071231v1 genome contains a region encoding:
- the LOC142615405 gene encoding putative disease resistance protein RGA4 isoform X1, which yields MAEAILCGVAQTIIENLGSAAFENFGPLWNVKDDIESIKNTVSRIQAVLLDAMEQPNRNHQASDWLEKLKDAFYDADDLLGEYKFHVELALQQKGTSGNTAEKVRNFFRSIPLVFRNRKMSLRIIELRQNLIAMAQDRNNFHFNEGHVKPQVSLNRETIPWLPNKEVIGRDDDKNAIIKLLLEPNNDENVSTTAIVGIGGLGKTTLAQNVYNHEKVNTHFELKIWVCVSNVFEVTTIAKKLINGIDKDDSMELMRKKRRKFNPEVLMGQVHDMDPLRELVNKIYQKKFLLVLDDIWNENYKNWNDFKSLLIGGAKGSKILITTRVLLVAKITRPVSIYDLKGLSKDHSWFLFEKIAFRNRQETNDANLIEIGREIVDKCQGVPLAIESIGNALYFEKKDGWLKMKDKVQENVIEQGGGNTLSILKLSYDHFPSYIKGCFAFCSLFPKSYMIDRMTLIQLWMAHGLIQLPNNIEQVEDVADECIKNLLCRSFFYKVYRFYGQVTYKMHDLYHDLALSIAGADCRLDYLDEKTNHVSFSSGSSFTKTLSLVKASIKVRTILFTHSRDAFDAMDESTLSTLIESFLGLRVLDLHALNIKIMPNSIGKLIHLKYLDLSFNPIETLPDSITTLLNLQTLKFQYCPNLEQLPRDITKLVSLRHLDDRGCYKLRLPQELWKMTGLQSLPLFIARNNGGLGELNGLNNLRGTLEIKISEQLEDANSDGEVKNLREKQHLEELKLTWAHQEGHDEMLLDSLQPHPNLKILEVCGYTGVTFSSWLSSIENLVNITLRRCDRYNHLPPLSKLPFLESLCIDRMKDLECISDRDISEEVSTLSFFPSLKSLSIWDCPNLKGWWRSPSMTDHQQHQHSRSLPSFPCLSSFSISNCPNMTSMPSLFPYLGEALHLSNVSSKLFQETILPSSSSSSSSHLSKLKSMFIENLPDVVSLPDGWVSNLISLERLSIHSCKELNLGSDVDGMEWRHLNRLTHLHFYSLPKLNSLPVGLQHVTTLETLFIQNCENLKTLPRWIGNLISLKLFIINDCLNLKSLPDEMRDLSSLRTLEIVNCPELQRRCEKETGQDWDKIAHVTNDADGCAVLKSLHEEYLAQVLNSSNEL from the exons ATGGCTGAAGCAATCCTCTGCGGAGTTGCACAGaccataattgaaaatttgggcTCTGCggcttttgaaaattttggaccACTGTGGAATGTTAAAGATGACATTGAAAGCATCAAGAACACAGTGTCCAGAATACAAGCTGTCCTTCTGGATGCAATGGAGCAGCCGAACCGCAACCATCAAGCCAGTGACTGGCTTGAAAAGCTCAAGGATGCTTTTTATGATGCAGATGACTTGTTGGGTGAGTATAAGTTCCACGTTGAATTAGCTTTGCAGCAAAAAGGGACGAGTGGGAATACTGCAGAAAAGGTACGCAATTTCTTTAGAAGTATCCCACTTGTTTTTAGAAATCGTAAGATGAGTCTTAGAATAATAGAATTGAGGCAAAATCTAATTGCAATGGCGCAAGATAGAAATAACTTTCATTTTAATGAGGGCCATGTGAAGCCTCAAGTGAGTCTGAACAGGGAGACTATCCCATGGTTACCAAATAAAGAAGTTATTGGGAGAGATGATGACAAAAATGCCATCATAAAACTTTTATTGGAGCCTAATAATGATGAGAATGTATCTACCACTGCTATTGTGGGAATTGGGGGGTTAGGCAAGACCACACTTGCTCAAAATGTATACAATCATGAAAAAGTCAATACACATTTTGAGCTAAAAATATGGGTATGCGTTTCAAATGTCTTCGAGGTGACAACAATTgctaaaaaactaataaatggTATTGATAAAGATGATAGCATGGAACTAATGCGAAAGAAACGTCGTAAGTTTAATCCTGAAGTCCTCATGGGTCAAGTCCATGACATGGATCCATTGAGGGAACTTGttaacaaaatttatcaaaagaaatttttacttGTGTTGGATGATATCTGGAacgaaaattataaaaattggaATGACTTTAAAAGCCTTTTAATTGGTGGTGCAAAGGGAAGTAAGATTCTAATAACCACACGAGTCTTATTGGTTGCAAAGATTACACGTCCTGTTTCAATATATGATCTTAAAGGTCTTTCTAAAGACCATTCTtggtttttatttgagaaaatagCATTTAGAAATAGGCAAGAGACCAACGACGCTAATCTAATAGAAATTGGAAGGGAGATTGTAGACAAATGTCAAGGAGTACCCCTTGCCATAGAGTCCATTGGAAATgcattatattttgaaaaaaaggaTGGGTGGTTAAAGATGAAGGATAAGGTACAAGAAAATGTAATTGAACAGGGAGGTGGTAATACCCTTTCAATTCTAAAGTTGAGTTATGATCATTTTCCATCATATATTAAAGGTTGTTTTGccttttgttctttgtttccTAAATCTTACATGATTGATAGGATGACATTGATTCAACTATGGATGGCACATGGGTTAATCCAATTGCCAAATAATATAGAGCAAGTAGAGGATGTTGCAGATGAGTGCATCAAGAATCTACTTTGCaggtcatttttttataaagtgtATCGTTTTTATGGACAAGTGACATACAAGATGCATGATTTATATCATGATCTTGCACTATCAATCGCAGGGGCTGACTGTAGACTTGATTATTTGGATGAAAAAACTAATCATGTATCATTTTCTAGTGGCTCATCTTTTACTAAAACTTTAAGTTTGGTTAAAGCAAGCATCAAGGTACGTACAATTCTGTTCACACATAGTAGGGATGCATTTGATGCCATGGATGAGTCAACATTAAGTACACTGATTGAGAGTTTCCTAGGGTTGCGTGTATTAGATTTACATGCattgaatattaaaataatgccaAATTCCATAGGGAAGTTAATACATTTGAAGTACTTAGATCTTTCTTTTAATCCTATTGAAACTCTTCCTGATTCAATTACAACATTGTTGAATTTGCAAACACTAAAATTTCAGTATTGTCCAAATCTTGAACAATTGCCTAGGGACATCACAAAATTGGTTAGCCTTAGGCACCTTGATGATAGGGGTTGTTATAAGTTGAGATTGCCTCAAGAATTATGGAAAATGACTGGCCTTCAGTCATTACCATTATTCATTGCGAGGAATAATGGCGGACTAGGAGAATTGAATGGGCTAAACAACCTCAGAGGAACACTTGAGATCAAAATTTCAGAACAATTGGAAGATGCTAACTCAGATGGCGAGGTCAAAAATTTAAGGGAAAAGCAACATCTTGAGGAATTGAAATTAACATGGGCTCACCAAGAAGGACATGATGAGATGTTATTAGATAGCCTCCAGCCACatccaaatctcaaaattttggaagTGTGTGGTTACACTGGTGTGACATTTTCAAGTTGGCTTTCTTCCATCGAAAATCTTGTTAACATCACTTTAAGGAGATGTGACAGATATAACCACTTGCCACCATTGTCTAAACTCCCATTTCTAGAAAGCTTATGTATTGATAGAATGAAAGATTTGGAATGCATATCAGATCGTGATATAAGTGAGGAAGTTTCTACTTTATCCTTCTTCCCATCGTTAAAGTCTCTTTCGATTTGGGATTGCCCTAACTTAAAGGGATGGTGGAGGAGCCCATCAATGACAGATCATCAACAACACCAGCATAGCCGGTCACTGCCTTCATTTCcttgtctttcttctttttctattagTAATTGTCCTAATATGACTTCCATGCCCTCCTTGTTTCCTTATCTCGGAGAAGCCCTACATCTAAGTAACGTTAGCTCAAAGCTTTTTCAAGAGACAATACTTCcctcttcctcctcttcttcgtCCTCTCATCTCTCCAAATTAAAATCTATGTTTATAGAAAATCTGCCAGATGTTGTGTCTCTGCCAGATGGGTGGGTATCAAATCTAATTTCTCTCGAGCGATTATCCATTCACTCTTGCAAGGAGTTAAATCTAGGAAGTGACGTGGATGGAATGGAATGGCGACATCTCAATCGCCTCACTCATCTGCACTTCTACAGCCTTCCAAAACTGAATTCCTTACCTGTAGGTCTTCAACACGTTACAACCCTAGAAACGCTCTTTATTCAAAATTGTGAGAATCTGAAAACATTGCCTCGGTGGATTGGGAATCTTATCTCACTTAAACTGTTTATAATTAACGACTGTCTCAATCTGAAATCACTGCCTGATGAGATGCGCGATCTGTCGTCTTTACGAACACTGGAGATTGTCAATTGTCCCGAGTTACAGAGAAGATGCGAAAAGGAAACCGGTCAGGATTGGGACAAGATCGCACATGTCACTAACG ATGCTGATGGATGTGCTGTTTTGAAGTCTTTACATGAAGAATACCTTGCTCAAGTCCTTAATTCTTCCAATGaactttga
- the LOC142615405 gene encoding putative disease resistance protein RGA3 isoform X2, which yields MAEAILCGVAQTIIENLGSAAFENFGPLWNVKDDIESIKNTVSRIQAVLLDAMEQPNRNHQASDWLEKLKDAFYDADDLLGEYKFHVELALQQKGTSGNTAEKVRNFFRSIPLVFRNRKMSLRIIELRQNLIAMAQDRNNFHFNEGHVKPQVSLNRETIPWLPNKEVIGRDDDKNAIIKLLLEPNNDENVSTTAIVGIGGLGKTTLAQNVYNHEKVNTHFELKIWVCVSNVFEVTTIAKKLINGIDKDDSMELMRKKRRKFNPEVLMGQVHDMDPLRELVNKIYQKKFLLVLDDIWNENYKNWNDFKSLLIGGAKGSKILITTRVLLVAKITRPVSIYDLKGLSKDHSWFLFEKIAFRNRQETNDANLIEIGREIVDKCQGVPLAIESIGNALYFEKKDGWLKMKDKVQENVIEQGGGNTLSILKLSYDHFPSYIKGCFAFCSLFPKSYMIDRMTLIQLWMAHGLIQLPNNIEQVEDVADECIKNLLCRSFFYKVYRFYGQVTYKMHDLYHDLALSIAGADCRLDYLDEKTNHVSFSSGSSFTKTLSLVKASIKVRTILFTHSRDAFDAMDESTLSTLIESFLGLRVLDLHALNIKIMPNSIGKLIHLKYLDLSFNPIETLPDSITTLLNLQTLKFQYCPNLEQLPRDITKLVSLRHLDDRGCYKLRLPQELWKMTGLQSLPLFIARNNGGLGELNGLNNLRGTLEIKISEQLEDANSDGEVKNLREKQHLEELKLTWAHQEGHDEMLLDSLQPHPNLKILEVCGYTGVTFSSWLSSIENLVNITLRRCDRYNHLPPLSKLPFLESLCIDRMKDLECISDRDISEEVSTLSFFPSLKSLSIWDCPNLKGWWRSPSMTDHQQHQHSRSLPSFPCLSSFSISNCPNMTSMPSLFPYLGEALHLSNVSSKLFQETILPSSSSSSSSHLSKLKSMFIENLPDVVSLPDGWVSNLISLERLSIHSCKELNLGSDVDGMEWRHLNRLTHLHFYSLPKLNSLPVGLQHVTTLETLFIQNCENLKTLPRWIGNLISLKLFIINDCLNLKSLPDEMRDLSSLRTLEIVNCPELQRRCEKETGQDWDKIAHVTNVTLYTSPPLP from the exons ATGGCTGAAGCAATCCTCTGCGGAGTTGCACAGaccataattgaaaatttgggcTCTGCggcttttgaaaattttggaccACTGTGGAATGTTAAAGATGACATTGAAAGCATCAAGAACACAGTGTCCAGAATACAAGCTGTCCTTCTGGATGCAATGGAGCAGCCGAACCGCAACCATCAAGCCAGTGACTGGCTTGAAAAGCTCAAGGATGCTTTTTATGATGCAGATGACTTGTTGGGTGAGTATAAGTTCCACGTTGAATTAGCTTTGCAGCAAAAAGGGACGAGTGGGAATACTGCAGAAAAGGTACGCAATTTCTTTAGAAGTATCCCACTTGTTTTTAGAAATCGTAAGATGAGTCTTAGAATAATAGAATTGAGGCAAAATCTAATTGCAATGGCGCAAGATAGAAATAACTTTCATTTTAATGAGGGCCATGTGAAGCCTCAAGTGAGTCTGAACAGGGAGACTATCCCATGGTTACCAAATAAAGAAGTTATTGGGAGAGATGATGACAAAAATGCCATCATAAAACTTTTATTGGAGCCTAATAATGATGAGAATGTATCTACCACTGCTATTGTGGGAATTGGGGGGTTAGGCAAGACCACACTTGCTCAAAATGTATACAATCATGAAAAAGTCAATACACATTTTGAGCTAAAAATATGGGTATGCGTTTCAAATGTCTTCGAGGTGACAACAATTgctaaaaaactaataaatggTATTGATAAAGATGATAGCATGGAACTAATGCGAAAGAAACGTCGTAAGTTTAATCCTGAAGTCCTCATGGGTCAAGTCCATGACATGGATCCATTGAGGGAACTTGttaacaaaatttatcaaaagaaatttttacttGTGTTGGATGATATCTGGAacgaaaattataaaaattggaATGACTTTAAAAGCCTTTTAATTGGTGGTGCAAAGGGAAGTAAGATTCTAATAACCACACGAGTCTTATTGGTTGCAAAGATTACACGTCCTGTTTCAATATATGATCTTAAAGGTCTTTCTAAAGACCATTCTtggtttttatttgagaaaatagCATTTAGAAATAGGCAAGAGACCAACGACGCTAATCTAATAGAAATTGGAAGGGAGATTGTAGACAAATGTCAAGGAGTACCCCTTGCCATAGAGTCCATTGGAAATgcattatattttgaaaaaaaggaTGGGTGGTTAAAGATGAAGGATAAGGTACAAGAAAATGTAATTGAACAGGGAGGTGGTAATACCCTTTCAATTCTAAAGTTGAGTTATGATCATTTTCCATCATATATTAAAGGTTGTTTTGccttttgttctttgtttccTAAATCTTACATGATTGATAGGATGACATTGATTCAACTATGGATGGCACATGGGTTAATCCAATTGCCAAATAATATAGAGCAAGTAGAGGATGTTGCAGATGAGTGCATCAAGAATCTACTTTGCaggtcatttttttataaagtgtATCGTTTTTATGGACAAGTGACATACAAGATGCATGATTTATATCATGATCTTGCACTATCAATCGCAGGGGCTGACTGTAGACTTGATTATTTGGATGAAAAAACTAATCATGTATCATTTTCTAGTGGCTCATCTTTTACTAAAACTTTAAGTTTGGTTAAAGCAAGCATCAAGGTACGTACAATTCTGTTCACACATAGTAGGGATGCATTTGATGCCATGGATGAGTCAACATTAAGTACACTGATTGAGAGTTTCCTAGGGTTGCGTGTATTAGATTTACATGCattgaatattaaaataatgccaAATTCCATAGGGAAGTTAATACATTTGAAGTACTTAGATCTTTCTTTTAATCCTATTGAAACTCTTCCTGATTCAATTACAACATTGTTGAATTTGCAAACACTAAAATTTCAGTATTGTCCAAATCTTGAACAATTGCCTAGGGACATCACAAAATTGGTTAGCCTTAGGCACCTTGATGATAGGGGTTGTTATAAGTTGAGATTGCCTCAAGAATTATGGAAAATGACTGGCCTTCAGTCATTACCATTATTCATTGCGAGGAATAATGGCGGACTAGGAGAATTGAATGGGCTAAACAACCTCAGAGGAACACTTGAGATCAAAATTTCAGAACAATTGGAAGATGCTAACTCAGATGGCGAGGTCAAAAATTTAAGGGAAAAGCAACATCTTGAGGAATTGAAATTAACATGGGCTCACCAAGAAGGACATGATGAGATGTTATTAGATAGCCTCCAGCCACatccaaatctcaaaattttggaagTGTGTGGTTACACTGGTGTGACATTTTCAAGTTGGCTTTCTTCCATCGAAAATCTTGTTAACATCACTTTAAGGAGATGTGACAGATATAACCACTTGCCACCATTGTCTAAACTCCCATTTCTAGAAAGCTTATGTATTGATAGAATGAAAGATTTGGAATGCATATCAGATCGTGATATAAGTGAGGAAGTTTCTACTTTATCCTTCTTCCCATCGTTAAAGTCTCTTTCGATTTGGGATTGCCCTAACTTAAAGGGATGGTGGAGGAGCCCATCAATGACAGATCATCAACAACACCAGCATAGCCGGTCACTGCCTTCATTTCcttgtctttcttctttttctattagTAATTGTCCTAATATGACTTCCATGCCCTCCTTGTTTCCTTATCTCGGAGAAGCCCTACATCTAAGTAACGTTAGCTCAAAGCTTTTTCAAGAGACAATACTTCcctcttcctcctcttcttcgtCCTCTCATCTCTCCAAATTAAAATCTATGTTTATAGAAAATCTGCCAGATGTTGTGTCTCTGCCAGATGGGTGGGTATCAAATCTAATTTCTCTCGAGCGATTATCCATTCACTCTTGCAAGGAGTTAAATCTAGGAAGTGACGTGGATGGAATGGAATGGCGACATCTCAATCGCCTCACTCATCTGCACTTCTACAGCCTTCCAAAACTGAATTCCTTACCTGTAGGTCTTCAACACGTTACAACCCTAGAAACGCTCTTTATTCAAAATTGTGAGAATCTGAAAACATTGCCTCGGTGGATTGGGAATCTTATCTCACTTAAACTGTTTATAATTAACGACTGTCTCAATCTGAAATCACTGCCTGATGAGATGCGCGATCTGTCGTCTTTACGAACACTGGAGATTGTCAATTGTCCCGAGTTACAGAGAAGATGCGAAAAGGAAACCGGTCAGGATTGGGACAAGATCGCACATGTCACTAACG TTACATTATATACATCTCCACCACTACCATAG
- the LOC142617091 gene encoding putative disease resistance protein RGA3 has translation MEQPNRNHQASDWLEKLKDAFYDADDLLGEYKFHVELALQQEETSGNTAEKVRNFFRSIPLVFRNRKMSLRVNELRQNLSAMAQDRNNFHFNEGHVKPQVSLNRETIPCLPNKEVIGRDNDKNAIIKLLLEPNNDENVSVIAIMGIGGLGKTTLAQNVYNHEKVNTHFELKIWVCVSNVFEVTTIAKKLINGIDKDDSMELMRKKRHKFNPGVLMGQVHDMDPLRELVNKIYQKKFLLVLDDIWNENYKNWNDFKSLLIGGAKGSKILITTRVQLVAKITHPVSIYDLKGLSKDHSRFLFEKIAFRNRQETNNAKLIEIGREIVDKCQGVPLAIESIGNALYFEKKDGWLKMKDKVQENVIEQGGGNTLLIIKLSYDHLPSYIKGCFAFCSLFPKSYNIDRMTLIQLWMAHELIQLPNNIEQLEDVGDECIKNLLCRSFFYQAKHHSHEQVLRMHEVLRMHDLYHDLALSIAGAYFRIDYLDGITRHVSFSSVSSFTKTLSLVKASSKVRTIMFSHGKYAFGAMDESTLITLIESFLRLRALDLHAFNIKIMPNSIKKLIHLKYLDLSFNPIETLPDSITALLNLQTLKLQECHNLKQLPRDIAKLVSLRHLDNRGCFKLRLPQGLQKLTGLQSLSLFIAWNNGGLGELNGLNNLRGTLEIKISEQLEDTNSNCEVKNLREKQHLEKLKLTLAHQEEHDELLLDSLQPHPNLKILEVCDYTGVTFSSWFSSLENLVDITLKRCDRCNHLPPLSKLQFLEGLNLGEMKDLECISDRDISEEVSTLPFFPSLKSLEIWYCPNLKGWWRSPSMTDHQQHQHSRSLPSFPCLSSFSISNCPNMTSMPLFPYLEEHLYLSNVSSKLFQETILPSSSSSSSSHLPKLKIMGIGNLPDVVSLPDGWVSNLISLEQLYIYSCKELNLGSDVDGMEWRHLNRLTHLHFSDLPKLNSLPVGLQHVTTLEMLFIQSCENLKTLPRWIGNLISLKWFTIDNCLNLKSLPDEMRDLSSLRTLEILNCPELQRRCEKETGQDWDKIAHVTNVSFAWH, from the exons ATGGAGCAGCCGAACCGCAACCATCAAGCCAGTGACTGGCTTGAAAAGCTCAAGGACGCTTTTTATGATGCAGATGACTTGTTGGGTGAGTATAAGTTCCACGTTGAATTAGCTTTGCAGCAAGAAGAGACGAGTGGGAACACTGCAGAGAAGGTACGCAATTTCTTTAGAAGTATCCCACTTGTTTTTAGAAATCGTAAGATGAGTCTTAGAGTAAACGAATTGAGGCAGAATCTAAGTGCTATGGCGCAAGATAGAAATAACTTTCATTTTAATGAGGGCCATGTGAAGCCTCAAGTGAGTCTGAACAGGGAGACTATCCCATGTTTACCAAATAAAGAAGTTATTGGGAGAGATAATGACAAAAATGCCATCATAAAACTTTTATTGGAGCCTAATAATGATGAGAATGTATCCGTCATTGCCATTATGGGAATTGGGGGGTTAGGCAAGACCACACTTGCTCAAAATGTATACAATCATGAAAAAGTCAATACACATTTTGAGCTAAAAATATGGGTGTGCGTTTCAAATGTCTTCGAGGTGACAACAATTgctaaaaaactaataaatggTATTGATAAAGATGATAGCATGGAACTAATGCGAAAGAAACGTCATAAGTTTAATCCTGGAGTCCTTATGGGTCAAGTCCATGACATGGATCCATTGAGGGAACTTGttaacaaaatttatcaaaagaaatttttacttGTGTTGGATGATATATGGAacgaaaattataaaaattggaATGACTTTAAAAGCCTTTTAATCGGTGGTGCAAAGGGAAGTAAGATTCTAATAACCACGCGAGTCCAATTGGTTGCAAAGATTACACATCCTGTTTCAATATATGATCTTAAAGGTCTTTCTAAAGACCATTCTCggtttttatttgagaaaatagCATTTAGAAATAGGCAAGAGACCAACAATGCTAAACTAATAGAAATTGGAAGGGAGATTGTAGACAAATGTCAAGGAGTACCCCTTGCCATAGAGTCCATTGGAAATgcattatattttgaaaaaaaagatgGGTGGTTAAAGATGAAGGATAAGGTACAAGAAAATGTAATTGAACAGGGAGGTGGTAATACCCTTTTAATTATAAAGTTAAGTTATGATCATCTTCCATCATATATTAAAGGTTGTTTTGCCTTTTGTTCTTTATTTCCTAAATCTTACAACATTGATAGGATGACATTAATTCAACTATGGATGGCACACGAGTTAATCCAATTGCCAAATAATATAGAGCAATTAGAAGATGTTGGAGATGAGTGCATCAAGAATCTACTTTGCAGGTCATTTTTTTATCAAGCAAAACATCATTCTCATGAGCAAGTCTTAAGAATGCATGAGGTCTTAAGAATGCATGATTTATATCATGATCTTGCACTTTCAATTGCTGGGGCATACTTTAGAATTGACTATTTGGATGGAATAACTCGTCATGTATCATTTTCTAGTGTCTCGTCTTTTACTAAAACTTTAAGTTTGGTTAAAGCAAGCAGCAAGGTACGTACAATTATGTTCTCACATGGTAAGTATGCATTTGGTGCCATGGATGAGTCAACCTTGATTACACTAATTGAGAGTTTCCTAAGGTTGCGTGCATTAGATTTACATGCattcaatattaaaataatgccaAATTCCATAAAGAAGTTAATACATTTGAAGTACTTAGATCTTTCTTTTAATCCTATTGAAACTCTTCCTGATTCAATTACAGCATTATTGAATTTGCAAACACTAAAACTTCAAGAATGTCATAATCTTAAACAATTGCCTAGAGACATCGCAAAATTGGTTAGCCTTAGACACCTTGATAATAGGGGTTGTTTTAAGTTGAGATTGCCTCAAGGATTACAGAAATTGACTGGTCTTCAgtcattatcattatttattgCATGGAATAATGGTGGACTAGGTGAATTGAATGGGCTAAACAACCTCAGAGGAACACTTGAGATCAAAATTTCAGAACAGTTAGAAGATACTAACTCAAATTGCGAGGTcaaaaatttaagagaaaagCAACATCTTGAGAAACTGAAATTAACATTGGCTCACCAAGAAGAACATGATGAGTTGTTATTAGATAGCCTCCAGCCACatccaaatctcaaaattttagaagTGTGTGATTACACTGGTGTGACATTTTCAAGTTGGTTTTCTTCCCTCGAAAATCTTGTTGACATCACTTTAAAGAGATGTGACAGATGCAACCACCTGCCACCATTGTCTAAACTCCAATTTCTAGAAGGATTAAACCTTGGTGAAATGAAAGATTTGGAATGCATATCAGATCGTGATATAAGTGAGGAAGTTTCTACTTTACCCTTCTTCCCATCGTTAAAGTCTCTTGAGATTTGGTATTGCCCTAACTTAAAGGGATGGTGGAGGAGCCCATCAATGACAGATCATCAACAACACCAGCATAGCCGGTCACTGCCTTCATTTCcttgtctttcttctttttctattagTAATTGTCCTAATATGACTTCCATGCCCTTGTTTCCTTATCTCGAAGAACACCTATATCTAAGTAACGTTAGCTCAAAGCTATTTCAAGAGACAATACTTCcctcttcctcctcttcttcgtCCTCTCATctccccaaattaaaaattatgggTATAGGAAATCTGCCAGATGTTGTGTCTCTGCCAGATGGGTGGGTATCAAATCTAATTTCTCTCGAGCAATTATACATTTACTCTTGCAAGGAGTTAAATCTAGGAAGTGACGTGGACGGAATGGAATGGCGACATCTCAATCGCCTCACTCATCTGCACTTCTCCGACCTTCCAAAACTGAATTCCTTACCTGTAGGTCTTCAACACGTTACAACCCTAGAAATGCTCTTTATTCAAAGTTGTGAGAATCTGAAAACATTGCCTCGGTGGATTGGGAATCTTATCTCACTTAAATGGTTTACAATTGACAACTGTCTCAATCTGAAATCACTGCCTGATGAGATGCGCGATCTCTCGTCTTTACGAACACTGGAGATTCTCAATTGTCCCGAGTTACAGAGAAGATGCGAAAAGGAAACCGGTCAGGATTGGGACAAGATCGCACATGTCACTAACG TTTCATTTGCATGGCATTAG